The Thermodesulfovibrionales bacterium region TGAAAAAATGATCTACCGAACCAAGCCTAGGCTGTAAAAGTCAAGTCTCCACTTATGGGACACCTCATGACTGCCAATTAATTCCATTGGAAACCATGCCGGTTCTTGATCAGTTAGCCAAGAAGAATATCCTTCCTGAAATCAAGCCTGTGGCTTTTTTACCACATATGCCAGGTTACTTTTGGAACTTAACGCTGGACAGGCAATGATGATGCGCGATGTACCCCTCCTAATAAACAAAAAGGGCTGAGGGCGAAGACGTGACTTTCCATAAATAACGCACTGCTCAAATCCTTCAAAGCGAGAAGTACCACCAATAACACACAACAGAACTCCTTTGGTGTAAGCTGATCGATAGTGGCGAGAATATCAGAAGGGTAGCCGAGCTGTTGGGACATTCAGGCATGAACACCACGATGAGGTATCCCGCTATCAAGGATAAATCCAAAATAGACGCGGTTAATAGATTGTAATTGAATTTCTTATTTTATCTTTTCGCGGGGTTGGACAACAATAACCTTAATCCCACCCCTTCTACCAAGAATTTTGTCTTACCCCGGTATTTTTTGTATAATTGATGTTAAAGATTGATGTTGAAGGAAGAATAGAATATTTAACCTGTTGGGAAAGATACCCATTAATTTAGAGAATCGGCGTGAAGGTAAGAGGGAACAAAATGGCTGCAAGGAGAAAGAAGAAAGAAACAAAGGAACGGAAAGATTCTGTGAAGAAGAGAGCCGCCAGCTCTGACAACACCCTGCACCGCAAGAGAAAAACGGTTCTATCAGTTCCTGAAAAAAATCAGCCGGTCAGGAGCGAAAGGGAAGACTTCTATATTGTCGGCATAGGCGCCTCCGCCGGAGGGCTGGATGCGTTTGAGCGGTTTTTCACCAATATGTCCGCTGATAGCGGCATGGCATTTGTGCTGATCCCGCATCTTTCACCCGAACACAAAAGCATTATGAGCGACCTCCTGAAGCGGTACACAAAGATGGAGGTCTCTCAGGCGGAAGACGGTGTGGAGGTTAAGCGTGATTGTGTGTACATTATCCCTCCAAACAAAGATATGGCTCTCATGGGAAGGAAGATCCAGTTGCTGGAGCCTGTGGAGCGAAAAGGGTTGAGGCATCCCATTGATTTCTTTTTCCGCTCGCTTGCTGAAGACTGTGGAGAGAAGGCTATCTGCATTGTCCTCTCCGGAACCGGAACGGAAGGGACGCTGGGATTAAGGGCGGTCAAAGAGAAAGGCGGCCTTGCGCTTGTTCAAGAAGTGAAGTCCGCCCAGTATGCAGGCATGCCGGCCAGCGCATTGGCTACGGGACTCGCGGATTATGTCCTGCCGCCCGAGAAAATGCCTGAGGAGCTGCTGCGCTATGTAAAGCATGTGCGCGCCATGCCGCTTAAACCTGCGGTCATGCCCGATGGCAAGACGCTTGAGCCGCTCCAGAAGATTTTTGTTCTGATCCGGGCGCATACGGGCCATGATTTGTCGATGTACAAACAGAACACCATTATCCGGAGAATTGAAAAGCGAATGGCCATTCTCCAGATCAAAAATCTGACGGATTATGTCTCCTACCTGCGAAGAGCCTCCCATGAAATTGATGTACTCTTCAAAGAGCTTTTGATAAGGGTTACCAGCTTTTTCAGGGACAGCGAGGCGTTTGACGCCCTCAAGGAAAAGGGGCTGCCGCTCCTGTTCAAAGGCAGGCCCTGCGACCAGCCGGTGCGCATCTGGATACCAGGCTGCTCCACAGGCGAGGAGGCTTATTCCGTAGCCATTGCCGTCCATGAATACATGCATGCGGTGAATAATATATGCAGGGTTCAGATCTTCGCCACCGATCTTGACAGCGAAGCTATCGGCGTCGCACGCGCCGGCGTATATCCCGACAGTATTACCGTCGATGTATCGCCGGAGCGACTGGAACGTTTCTTCACTCCGAAGGGCGTTGCCTATAAGGTAAAAGACGAAATCCGGGAGATGATTGTCTTTGCCGCACAAAATATCGCCAAAGATCCGCCGTTCACGAAGCTCGATGTGATCATCTGCAGGAATGTTCTTATCTATTTGGGTACCGATCTTCAGAAGAAGCTAATTCCGATTTTCCACTATTCCCTGAAGCCCGAGGGGATTCTTTTTCTTGGTTCTTCCGAAACAACCGGGGATTTCTCCGACCTGTTTGCCGCTATTGACAAACGGTGGAAAATATTTAAGACGAGGATGCATGAGTCCGCTGCGGTATGGTCCTTGGATTTGCGGCGTCCATCGGCAATACCAGAAGGCACAGCCGGGAGAGAAGCACTCCCTGCTATAAAAAGAAACGGGGTCATAGAGATCGGCGAGATCACCGAGAAGATACTTCTCGATCACT contains the following coding sequences:
- a CDS encoding chemotaxis protein CheB, coding for MAARRKKKETKERKDSVKKRAASSDNTLHRKRKTVLSVPEKNQPVRSEREDFYIVGIGASAGGLDAFERFFTNMSADSGMAFVLIPHLSPEHKSIMSDLLKRYTKMEVSQAEDGVEVKRDCVYIIPPNKDMALMGRKIQLLEPVERKGLRHPIDFFFRSLAEDCGEKAICIVLSGTGTEGTLGLRAVKEKGGLALVQEVKSAQYAGMPASALATGLADYVLPPEKMPEELLRYVKHVRAMPLKPAVMPDGKTLEPLQKIFVLIRAHTGHDLSMYKQNTIIRRIEKRMAILQIKNLTDYVSYLRRASHEIDVLFKELLIRVTSFFRDSEAFDALKEKGLPLLFKGRPCDQPVRIWIPGCSTGEEAYSVAIAVHEYMHAVNNICRVQIFATDLDSEAIGVARAGVYPDSITVDVSPERLERFFTPKGVAYKVKDEIREMIVFAAQNIAKDPPFTKLDVIICRNVLIYLGTDLQKKLIPIFHYSLKPEGILFLGSSETTGDFSDLFAAIDKRWKIFKTRMHESAAVWSLDLRRPSAIPEGTAGREALPAIKRNGVIEIGEITEKILLDHYSPPCVIVNDKGDVLYFHGKTGKYLEPASGKARLNIIEMAREGLTLELRTALRRAAARKKDIAIEGVQVKADGGYLTVNLEVKYISKPDSALGLLMVVFREPSSPKGRKIEKLRAYIPGKSDQRLADMDQELRATKEHLQATIEELESANEELRSSNEEMQSSNEELQSTNEELETSKEELQSVNEELVTVNAELQNKIEELSQVNNDMNNLLASTQVATIFLNAGLRIKRFTPAMTNVFNLIYADIGRPISDIVSKLDYPELLTDAGEVLRTLMVKEKEVRDHKGLWYLTRVLPYRTTENIIDGVVITFTDVTKQKKTQEALQDAMNYAEGIVETVREPLVILDAAFKVITANRSFYQAFTVSREETEGRLIFELGNRQWDIPALRELLEKVLPQNAQFENFEVEHIFPATGHKKLLLNARRIYQADKQTEMILLAIEDISGR